From a single Pelodiscus sinensis isolate JC-2024 chromosome 4, ASM4963464v1, whole genome shotgun sequence genomic region:
- the LOC142829030 gene encoding LOW QUALITY PROTEIN: elongation factor 1-gamma-like (The sequence of the model RefSeq protein was modified relative to this genomic sequence to represent the inferred CDS: inserted 1 base in 1 codon), translating to MVLNSTEKLKSECKEELDECDQALAGEPKSKDPFANLPKSPFVMDKFKWKYSNEAILTVALXYFWEHFDKDSWPIWYSQCCFPKEFSQIFMSYNLITDMFQCLDKLWKNAFASIILFGTNNDSTISSVWVFCSQELVCLLSPVWQVDYECHTWRKLDADSEECKTLVKEYFMWEGEFRHNGKQGSRHQQIKHISMGSTIPGAAFPGKQPPLAMPGPTLPLRF from the exons ATGGTTTTAAATTCAACAGAGAAGCTGAAGTCTGAGTGCAAGGAGGAGCTGGATGAGTGTGATCAGGCCCTAGCTGGGGAGCCAAAGTCCAAGGACCCCTTTGCTAACCTGCCCAAGAGCCCTTTTGTCATGGACAAGTTCAAGTGGAAATATTCCAATGAGGCCATACTGACGGTGGCAC CCTACTTCTGGGAACATTTTGACAAGGACAGTTGGCCCATCTGGTACTCGCAATGCTGCTTCCCCAAGGAGTTCAGCCAGATCTTCATGAGCTACAACCTTATTACAGACATGTTCCAGTGTCTGGACAAACTGTGGAAGAATGCTTTTGCCAGCATCATCCTCTTTGGCACCAACAATGACAGCACCATCTCCAGTGTCTGGGTTTTCTGCAGCCAGGAGCTGGTCTGCCTGCTGAGCCCTGTCTGGCAGGTGGATTACGAGTGCCATACCTGGAGGAAGCTGGATGCAGACAGTGAGGAGTGCAAGACACTGGTCAAGGAGTATTTCATGTGGGAGGGCGAATTCAGACACAATGGCAAACagggctctaggcaccagcaaatcaagcataTTTCCATGGGCAGCACAATTCCAGGGGcagcatttccaggtaagcagccacCCCTGGCAatgcctggccccaccctgccccttcgaTTTTAA